TCGTGCCTGGCCCATGGATGCCGCGCTCCCATCTTCCTCTTGCCTTCACGCGCAAAAAGAGTAGCTCCGGGCGCGTTGGTTGACTGAACAATGACAATGACGAGGCGCGTGTGGAACTCCTGAACAACCCCATTTTTGTGCTGCTGGCCGTGATTCTGTCCGGCCATCTGCTCGGCCGTATTCGGCTCTGGTCCTTCAGCCTGGGGTCCTCGGCCATCATTTTTTCCGGTTTGGCCCTGGGTCTGGCCGGATTCAACCTGCCGCCGGTGCTGCAATCCCTGGGTCTGACCCTGTTCATCTACGCCGTGGGCCAACAGGCCGGCCCGGGCTTCCTGCATTCCATGAAACGCGGCGGCCTGCGCCTGGGCCTGTGCGCCCTGACCATGGCGGCCGTGGGCCTGGCCGTGACCCTGGGGCTGGCGGCGGGCCTTGACCTCTCGCCGGACATCGCGGCCGGGCTTTTCGCCGGTGCCCTGACCTCGACGCCGTCCCTAGCCGTGGCCGTGGAGATGGCCCACGACAGTCAGGCGCCGGCGGCATACGGCGTGGCCTATCCGTTCGGCGTGATCGGCGCGGTGCTGGTCATCAAGTTCATGCCACTCATGCTCCGCGCATCCATCCGGGTCGAGGAAAAACGCATGGAGGAAGAACTCACCCGGCAACATCCAGGGGTAGACTTCACCCACCTGCGCGTGACCAACCCCAACCTCTGCGTCGGCCCCTTGAGCCATGTTCTGCCCGAAGGCATGGCCGGCGTGACCATCACCCGCGTTCTGCGCCACGACGCGCGAACCCCGGAACTGGCCACGGCCGAATGCGCGCTGGGCATGGGTGACACCGTGCGCGTGGTGGGGACGGAAGACATGCTGCGTCAGGCCGAAATTCTTATCGGCCCCCGCGTCGAAGCCGATCTGGCCGTTGGCGCCGGACTGGCCAAACGGGAAATCCTGCTCTCCCGCCCCGAAGTGGCCGGAAAAACCCTACGCGCCCTGAATCTGAGCCATGCCTACGGGGTCCAGGTTTCGCGGATCACCCGCAACGGATTCGACTGTCCGGCGGGCGCCAATGTGCGCGTCAATCAGGGCGACATTCTGCACGTCGTCGGCCACCCGGATGCCCTGGAAAACGTCAAGAAGCTGCTGGGCGACGATGTCCGCGCCCTGTACGTGGTCAGCGTGGTGGTCATTCTGGCCGGATTGTTCTGCGGCATGCTGTTTGGCGCCGTGCCGCTGTACCTGCCCGGCCTGGGCGTCTTTTCCCTGGGCGCCACGGGCGGCGTGCTCCTGGCTGGCCTTGGCTTCGGTGCCCTGCGCCAGATAGGCCCCGTGATCACGGAACTGCCGGGCACGGCCATCGCCATGCTCCGCGATCTGGGACTGGGGCTCTTTCTGGCCGTGGTCGGAACCAAGGCCGGCGCGACCCTGATCCCGACCCTGGCGCAACATGGCTATCCCCTCTTCCTGGCCGGTGCCGCCATCACCACCTGCACGGCCCTGGCCGGAGCGGCAATAGGCGCATTCGTGCTGCGCATCCCGTTTTTGCGCCTGACCGGCGTGGTCGCCGGCGGCATGACCTCGACCAC
This portion of the Deltaproteobacteria bacterium genome encodes:
- a CDS encoding transporter, whose amino-acid sequence is MELLNNPIFVLLAVILSGHLLGRIRLWSFSLGSSAIIFSGLALGLAGFNLPPVLQSLGLTLFIYAVGQQAGPGFLHSMKRGGLRLGLCALTMAAVGLAVTLGLAAGLDLSPDIAAGLFAGALTSTPSLAVAVEMAHDSQAPAAYGVAYPFGVIGAVLVIKFMPLMLRASIRVEEKRMEEELTRQHPGVDFTHLRVTNPNLCVGPLSHVLPEGMAGVTITRVLRHDARTPELATAECALGMGDTVRVVGTEDMLRQAEILIGPRVEADLAVGAGLAKREILLSRPEVAGKTLRALNLSHAYGVQVSRITRNGFDCPAGANVRVNQGDILHVVGHPDALENVKKLLGDDVRALYVVSVVVILAGLFCGMLFGAVPLYLPGLGVFSLGATGGVLLAGLGFGALRQIGPVITELPGTAIAMLRDLGLGLFLAVVGTKAGATLIPTLAQHGYPLFLAGAAITTCTALAGAAIGAFVLRIPFLRLTGVVAGGMTSTTGLDAAAALSPTTYAATAYATVYPAALIGKILATKIIMLLG